TGAACATCGCGGTCTCGATCTTGTCGATCAGCTCATACAGCTCGTCGAGCTGCTTGGCCTGCGAATGGGTCGACATGGCATCTCCAGGTCAGGTGTGGAGAGCAGGCCAGGTGCAGGTTGGGTGCCCGGACTCCGGCTCGAGGGCGGGGGAGGCTCTCCCGCCCTCTACCTTGTTCCGGCCCGGCGGCTCCGTATCTTCCGCCGACGGGAGGAGCTCCGTCCTGTGAGCCTCTTCCCAGGTCAACGTCGCGCGGATGAGTCCGCCGGAGCCGTCGGCTCGCCCACGGGCAGCGAAGGTCCGGTCGAGGCATCCGTGGGCATCTATCGACGCGGAAGTGAGGAGACTAGCCCATGAGCATCGCGGACACGCTGCTGCCCGAGTTCGACCAGGAGATGGCCACCACCCGGCGCGTCCTCGAGCGCGTCCCCGACGATCAGCCCGATTGGAAGCCGCACCCGAAATCCTTCTCCATCGCCCACCTGGCCCAGCTCGTGGCGTCGCTGCCGGGATGGATCGGGCAGACCCTGACCAGCACCGAGCTCGACCTGGCCGCCGGTGGCGGCGGATACACCAACGAGACCACGGAAACCTTGTTGAAAACGTTCGACGAGAACGTGCACAGCTCCCGCGAGGCGATCGCCAACGCCAAAGACGCCGACTACGACGTCCCCTGGTCGCTGAAGATGCGGGACCAGATCCTGTTCACCCTCCCGCGAAGCGTGGTCGTCCGCCAGCACATCAGCCATCTGGTTCACCACCGGGGGCAGTTGACAGTGTACCTGCGGCTGCGGGATGTGCCCGTCCCGTCGATCTACGGGCCGACGGCGGATGAGGGATGGGGGACGGAGAGAAGTTAGAAGCTAGAAGTTAGAAGCTAGAAGGTCACATCTGCGTTGACCCACCGGTAGGGGCGGCCCCTGGTTGCGGGCCGCACGAGCGGCTGAAGGTCGAATCGTGAGAATCGACCGCATTCGTGCCTGGCGGCAACAAGTGCAGCCACAAGGGTTGCAGCAAGGGCCCGTCCCTACAGGAGGAATTCTAGCTTCTAGCTTCCGGCTTCCAGCTTCTAACGTCCTGCCTCTACCCCCTCCCCCCTCCTCAGATACGCAAACAACGCCAGCACCTCCTCGTCACTCAACCCCCGCAACAGCCCGTCCGGCATCAGCGACGTGTCGGACACCTCGCGCGACTGAATATCGGACTTGGCCAGCACCAGCGGGGGCTGGCCGACCACGCGCAGGGTGATCTGCCGCGCGTCCTCGGCGATGACGTTGCCCATGTGGGTGCGGCCGTCGCGCATGGTCACCACCACCAGGCGGTAGTCATCCTGGATGACCTCGCTGGGATTCAGGATGTTCGACAGCAGCCACTCGACGTTGCCGCGGCTCGTGCCGGTGAGCTCGGGACCCACCTCGCCTCCTTCGCCGAACAACACGTGGCAGGAGCCGCAGGTGCGCCGGAACACCTCCCGACCCGCCGCGGCGTCGGCCTCGCGGATCGCCTCCTCGGTGAGCAGGGAGCGATAGTGGGTGTAGGCCGCCTGCTCCTCGGCGGAGTCCAGGTCGATCATCCCCCACACCTCCACGAAGCCGGCCCCCACCACGCGGCGGAGCTGCCGCGCCACGCCCGCGGGGATGTCGCGCCGCGCCACCCGCCCCTCGCGTATCGCGTCGGTCAGCTGCCGTCCGTACACCGGACGTGACGCCATGGTCAACAAGACCTCGCGCTTCTCGTCCTGGGTCAGCGCGTCGTACATCGCCAGGAGGGTGTCGCCCAGCGCCCCGCGGTCGTACGCCGCCACCGCGCGGATCGCCTCAATACGCAGCTCCGGATCCCGCAGCAGCGCCGGCAGCTCGTCGACCAGCTCGGGACGCTGCCGCAAAGCCAGGGCGGCCAGCGCCCTCCGGCGCCCCTCGGGCTCCGCGCCTGCGTTGTGTAGGACCGCCAGGTTCCGCTGCGCCGCCTGCGCGTCGCCGAGGAGCTGCGCGACCTCGCCGGCCAGCTCGCGCGCTGCCGGATCGGCCTCCAGGATCGGCAGCACCCGCTCCCACCCGGGCGGCGAGTCTACATCGCGGCGTCCTTCGAGCGCGGTGCGCATCCCCCGCAGCAGGGCCGGGCGCGCCGCCTCATGACGCTCGAGAGCGGACACCAGCGCCCCCAGCGAGTCGGCGTCCACGCTGCGGCGGGCGACCAGCTCGGTCACCAGCGGGATGCGGCTCTCGCCGGCGAGGTCCAGCGCCCGCGTCGCCCCCGACGCCACCAGCGGCTCCACGCCGTACCAGATCAGCTTGGGGATGTTGTGGTCCTCGGCATCCTCGGGTCGGGCCAACAGGCCACGGGCAATCTCCCATCGCGATTCGTCCTCCAGGCGCTGCAGCGCCGCCGCCAGGTACTTGCGCACCACCGGCGAGGGGTCGCTGCGCGCCAGCGCCGCGAAGCGCGCAATCACGTCGGGCCCGGGATCGCCCTCCTCGGTGAGTAGCTGCACGGCCCAGCCACGCACGTACTCCTCCGGATCCTCGAGCGCGAGACGCAGCCTCTCACCGCCCACGCCGCCGCTCACGTGCAGCGCCCACATCCCGCGCAGCCGCAGCTCCACCGGCTCACCCTCGTTCTCGAACAGGGCGACGAGCGCCCGCCGCGCGGCTTCATCGATCTCGCCGTTCACGGCACGCTCCTGCAGCTCCAGCCGCGCCCGGCGCGCATGCCAGTCGCTCGGGCTCCGCTGCAACTCGGCCAGCTGCAGGTCGCTCATCTTCGAGAGGTCGTCGTAGCGCCCGGGGAAATCCTCCGCCCGTGACACCTCTGGAGAGATGCGGTAGATCCGCCCGGTCTCCTTCCCGGTCACGCTCCCGCCGGTGATGTCGGGGTCGTGCCAGTCGAGCACGTACAGCGCGCCGTCGGGCCCCACCTCGACGCTGAAGCCGATCCACTGGGCGTTGTTGGCCATCAGCACCTCGTCCCCGTGCCGGGCGACGAAGCCGGACCCCACCGGCTCGAGCACGTCGGAGAGCACCGCGTGCTCGTGGATGTTGGCCATGAAGAGTCGCCCGCGGTGCACCTCGGGGAAGGCGTCGGATTGATAGATGCGCGCGCCGCCGTGCGCCGAGCGGTGCCGGTGGTCGACGATGGGCCCGATGTCGGTGTAGACGTAGGGGTTGAAGTGCCGCCCACCCTGGCGCATGTAGATCCCGCCGGGGATCACGTGGAAGGCGTGCGGGATGACGCAGGCGGTGATGAAGAGCTGCCCGTGCGCGTCGTAGTCGATCCCCCAGGGGTTGCTGAACCCGTGCGCCACCACCTCGAAGCGCCGGGTGACGGGGTGATACCGCCACACTCCGCCGTCGATGTCGACCCCCTCACCCTCCAGGATCCGCTCCTCCGGGAAGGGCTCGCCCGGGCGGATCAGCCGATCATTCGGCCCCGGCGGCCGGATGCGAGACGGAGTGGCGAACCCCTCCAGCCCGTATAGCCAGCCATCCGGTCCCCAGGTAAGGGAGTTGACCGTCTCGTGGCGGTCGCGGATCCCCCAGCCGGTGAGCAGGATCTCGATGTCCTCCATGTCCGCCCGATCGTCGC
The window above is part of the Longimicrobiaceae bacterium genome. Proteins encoded here:
- a CDS encoding DinB family protein, with the translated sequence MSIADTLLPEFDQEMATTRRVLERVPDDQPDWKPHPKSFSIAHLAQLVASLPGWIGQTLTSTELDLAAGGGGYTNETTETLLKTFDENVHSSREAIANAKDADYDVPWSLKMRDQILFTLPRSVVVRQHISHLVHHRGQLTVYLRLRDVPVPSIYGPTADEGWGTERS
- a CDS encoding PVC-type heme-binding CxxCH protein — protein: MRTLRLPAITTAITLLALGYGAAASRPAQPPADPLTVQVDEAAGTLTVHRAGTPHAILTANARADHRPYLHPIVPLDGRGAFTEFSPGHHPHQTGLYWGFARVNGRDFFHNPGASHWRRVSLEVVEESGERVIWQTVYDLLDESGAPILRETQIWTMRVEDGRYLLDLEWRGTAQTDVTIGEYDYGGLFLRMPWREGIEGDAVNAARQRNEAAEGKRAMWLDVGMVVEGREDAAHVAIFDHPDNGGYPTPWRVDGQLGVGPARSRLGDWTIEAGATEVMRYRLVFHTGERNDVEILSLWEEYTGRSGTYTTTELWNLAREEGFKADFLTAQEQVERMTLLDGLQVNAWASEPMLTQPMAFAWDDRGRLWIAENRDYESRGAGFSGSGDSRILILEDTDHDGRADSRKVFLEGIPFPSALAVGFGGVFLGAPPHLLFVPDRDGDDRADMEDIEILLTGWGIRDRHETVNSLTWGPDGWLYGLEGFATPSRIRPPGPNDRLIRPGEPFPEERILEGEGVDIDGGVWRYHPVTRRFEVVAHGFSNPWGIDYDAHGQLFITACVIPHAFHVIPGGIYMRQGGRHFNPYVYTDIGPIVDHRHRSAHGGARIYQSDAFPEVHRGRLFMANIHEHAVLSDVLEPVGSGFVARHGDEVLMANNAQWIGFSVEVGPDGALYVLDWHDPDITGGSVTGKETGRIYRISPEVSRAEDFPGRYDDLSKMSDLQLAELQRSPSDWHARRARLELQERAVNGEIDEAARRALVALFENEGEPVELRLRGMWALHVSGGVGGERLRLALEDPEEYVRGWAVQLLTEEGDPGPDVIARFAALARSDPSPVVRKYLAAALQRLEDESRWEIARGLLARPEDAEDHNIPKLIWYGVEPLVASGATRALDLAGESRIPLVTELVARRSVDADSLGALVSALERHEAARPALLRGMRTALEGRRDVDSPPGWERVLPILEADPAARELAGEVAQLLGDAQAAQRNLAVLHNAGAEPEGRRRALAALALRQRPELVDELPALLRDPELRIEAIRAVAAYDRGALGDTLLAMYDALTQDEKREVLLTMASRPVYGRQLTDAIREGRVARRDIPAGVARQLRRVVGAGFVEVWGMIDLDSAEEQAAYTHYRSLLTEEAIREADAAAGREVFRRTCGSCHVLFGEGGEVGPELTGTSRGNVEWLLSNILNPSEVIQDDYRLVVVTMRDGRTHMGNVIAEDARQITLRVVGQPPLVLAKSDIQSREVSDTSLMPDGLLRGLSDEEVLALFAYLRRGEGVEAGR